One Prionailurus bengalensis isolate Pbe53 chromosome D3, Fcat_Pben_1.1_paternal_pri, whole genome shotgun sequence genomic region harbors:
- the GNAZ gene encoding guanine nucleotide-binding protein G(z) subunit alpha — MGCRQSSEEKEAARRSRRIDRHLRSESQRQRREIKLLLLGTSNSGKSTIVKQMKIIHSGGFNLEACKEYKPLIIYNAIDSLTRIIRALAALKIDFHNPDRAYDAVQLFALTGPAESKGEITPELLGVMRRLWADPGAQACFGRSSEYHLEDNAAYYLNDLERIAAPDYIPTVEDILRSRDMTTGIVENKFTFKELTFKMVDVGGQRSERKKWIHCFEGVTAIIFCVELSGYDLKLYEDNQTSRMAESLRLFDSICNNNWFINTSLILFLNKKDLLAEKIRRIPLTICFPEYKGQNTYEEAAVYIQRQFEDLNRNKETKEIYSHFTCATDTSNIQFVFDAVTDVIIQNNLKYIGLC; from the exons ATGGGATGTCGGCAAAGCTCAGAGGAGAAAGAGGCGGCGCGGCGGTCCCGGAGAATTGACCGCCACCTGCGCTCAGAGAGCCAGCGGCAGCGCCGTGAGATCAAGCTGCTCCTGCTGGGCACCAGCAACTCGGGCAAGAGCACCATCGTGAAGCAGATGAAGATCATCCACAGTGGTGGCTTCAACCTGGAGGCCTGCAAGGAGTACAAGCCCCTCATCATCTACAACGCCATCGACTCGCTGACCCGCATCATCCGTGCCCTGGCCGCCCTCAAGATCGACTTCCATAACCCGGACCGCGCCTACGACGCAGTCCAGCTCTTCGCGCTGACGGGCCCTGCCGAGAGCAAGGGTGAAATCACACCCGAGCTGCTGGGGGTCATGAGGCGGCTGTGGGCCGACCCCGGGGCACAGGCCTGCTTCGGCCGCTCCAGCGAGTACCACCTGGAGGACAACGCCGCCTACTACCTGAACGACCTGGAGCGCATTGCCGCGCCCGACTATATCCCCACTGTCGAGGACATTCTGCGCTCCCGGGACATGACCACGGGCATAGTGGAAAACAAATTCACCTTCAAGGAGCTCACCTTCAAGATGGTGGACGTGGGCGGGCAGAGATCAGAGCGCAAAAAATGGATCCACTGTTTTGAAGGCGTCACAGCCATCATCTTCTGTGTGGAGCTTAGTGGCTACGACCTGAAACTCTATGAGGACAACCAGACG AGTCGAATGGCAGAGAGCCTGCGCCTTTTTGATTCCATCTGTAACAACAACTGGTTCATCAACACCTCACTCATCCTCTTCCTGAACAAGAAGGACCTGCTGGCGGAGAAGATCCGGCGCATCCCGCTCACCATCTGCTTCCCTGAGTACAAGGGCCAGAACACCTACGAGGAGGCCGCTGTCTACATCCAGCGGCAGTTCGAGGACCTGAACCGCAACAAGGAGACCAAGGAGATCTACTCCCACTTCACCTGCGCCACCGACACCAGTAACATCCAGTTTGTTTTTGACGCGGTGACAGACGTCATCATACAGAACAATCTCAAGTACATAGGCCTTTGCTGA